The following are from one region of the Parcubacteria group bacterium genome:
- a CDS encoding DUF2075 domain-containing protein, giving the protein MIVYQSTKQGFSQDVVTNNIEVAIYDIFQKKLKRKTTISEMNAWKNSMMYMENILQDEDIPSDCGVMIEYQIPQTSKRVDFILTGQNNDRKDHAVIVELKQWEKAEITEMDGIISTFVGGGMREVSHPAYQAWSYAALLDNFNEAITKEEITLMPCAYLHNYIDDGAIRNEFYAEHIKRAPVFLRKETLKLREFIKKFVKYGDKGKVMFQIESGIIKPSKCLADSLSLMLLGNSEFVMVDDQKVVFEKAKYLALKSTDQSKNVFIVEGGPGTGKSVVAINLMVELIKNGLFAQYVSKNSAPRTVYESKLVGTLKKTEISNLFSGSGSFYNAKKNIFGALIVDEAHRLNSKSGMFKNMGENQIKEIINASKFSVFFIDENQKIHFDDIGEKDEIKKWAKKLGANVFESDLSSQFRCNGSDGYLSWLDNALQVRETANVILDDDDFDFKVMDSPEELRKVIVEKNKANNKARIVAGYCWDWISRRNSKLYDINIPEYDFKMQWNLGSDGNLWIIAKNSVNEAGCIHTCQGLEVDYIGVIVGDDLIVRDGVVLVDPSKRAKTDASIKGYKTLLKKDEALAKEKIRSIIKNTYRTLMTRGMKGCYVYFTDKETKEYFKSLIK; this is encoded by the coding sequence ATGATTGTTTATCAATCCACAAAGCAAGGTTTTTCTCAGGATGTTGTCACTAACAATATCGAAGTTGCGATATATGATATTTTTCAGAAAAAGCTAAAAAGAAAAACCACAATTAGCGAAATGAATGCCTGGAAGAATTCTATGATGTACATGGAAAATATTCTTCAAGACGAGGATATTCCAAGTGATTGCGGCGTCATGATAGAATACCAGATTCCACAAACATCAAAGCGAGTGGATTTTATTTTAACTGGTCAAAATAATGACAGAAAAGATCACGCAGTGATTGTAGAGTTGAAGCAATGGGAAAAAGCGGAAATTACCGAAATGGATGGAATAATTTCAACATTCGTCGGCGGAGGAATGCGCGAAGTTAGCCACCCTGCATACCAAGCCTGGTCATATGCAGCACTTTTAGATAATTTTAACGAAGCTATTACCAAGGAGGAAATAACATTAATGCCATGTGCATATTTACATAATTACATAGACGATGGGGCAATTAGGAATGAGTTTTATGCTGAGCATATAAAAAGAGCGCCTGTTTTTTTGAGGAAAGAGACATTAAAACTGAGAGAGTTTATCAAGAAATTTGTAAAATATGGAGATAAGGGCAAGGTAATGTTTCAGATTGAAAGTGGAATAATAAAGCCATCAAAATGCTTGGCAGACAGCTTATCTCTAATGCTTTTGGGAAACAGTGAATTTGTAATGGTAGACGACCAAAAAGTTGTATTTGAAAAGGCAAAATATTTAGCTCTTAAATCTACAGATCAAAGCAAGAATGTCTTTATCGTCGAAGGTGGTCCAGGAACGGGAAAGTCGGTTGTAGCAATAAATCTCATGGTCGAGCTTATTAAGAATGGCCTATTTGCTCAGTATGTCTCAAAAAATTCTGCGCCAAGAACTGTTTACGAAAGTAAATTAGTAGGAACTTTGAAAAAAACAGAAATATCAAATCTATTTTCTGGATCAGGATCATTTTATAATGCGAAGAAAAATATCTTTGGAGCTTTAATTGTTGATGAAGCCCATCGCCTCAATAGCAAATCTGGAATGTTCAAGAATATGGGAGAAAATCAAATTAAGGAGATAATTAATGCTTCAAAATTCTCAGTATTTTTTATTGATGAAAATCAAAAGATCCATTTTGATGATATTGGAGAGAAAGACGAGATTAAAAAATGGGCCAAAAAATTAGGAGCGAATGTTTTTGAAAGCGATCTTAGCTCGCAATTTCGTTGTAATGGTTCGGACGGATATCTCTCGTGGCTAGATAATGCTTTGCAAGTCAGAGAAACGGCAAATGTTATTCTGGATGACGACGATTTTGATTTTAAGGTCATGGATTCTCCTGAGGAGCTACGCAAAGTCATAGTTGAGAAAAATAAAGCAAACAACAAAGCTAGAATTGTTGCAGGGTATTGTTGGGATTGGATTAGCAGAAGAAATTCAAAGTTATATGATATTAACATTCCAGAGTATGACTTTAAGATGCAATGGAATCTTGGTTCTGACGGAAATCTTTGGATCATTGCGAAAAATTCTGTAAATGAAGCCGGGTGTATTCATACTTGCCAAGGCCTGGAGGTTGATTATATTGGCGTAATCGTGGGAGATGATTTGATTGTAAGAGACGGAGTCGTTTTGGTTGACCCATCGAAAAGAGCCAAAACGGATGCTTCAATTAAAGGATACAAGACGTTACTCAAAAAAGATGAAGCTTTGGCGAAAGAAAAAATCAGGTCAATAATCAAAAATACTTACAGAACATTAATGACTAGAGGCATGAAAGGTTGCTATGTATATTTTACAGATAAAGAAACAAAGGAATATTTTAAGAGTTTAATTAAATAA
- a CDS encoding nucleotide pyrophosphohydrolase: MSKVDDLTKRIIASRDARDWKQFHNPKDLALSLVLEAAEVMEHFQWKNESEMKKYAKKAKEEIGEELADVLYWVLLMSHDLEIDVLKALDKKQTKNEEKYPIEKAKGRHTKYNKL; the protein is encoded by the coding sequence ATGTCAAAAGTAGATGATCTGACAAAACGAATAATCGCTTCTCGTGACGCGCGAGATTGGAAGCAATTTCATAATCCAAAAGATTTAGCCTTGTCTTTGGTTTTGGAAGCAGCAGAGGTAATGGAGCATTTTCAATGGAAGAATGAAAGTGAAATGAAGAAGTATGCAAAAAAGGCGAAAGAAGAAATCGGCGAGGAATTGGCCGATGTTTTATATTGGGTTTTACTAATGAGTCATGATTTAGAAATAGATGTTTTGAAAGCGCTGGACAAAAAGCAAACAAAAAACGAAGAAAAATATCCAATCGAAAAGGCCAAAGGCAGGCATACTAAATACAATAAACTCTAG
- a CDS encoding AAA family ATPase — translation MQQELIQYLQKQIRTTEDRIHKYTHDIKGEQLPSRFLFVKIQKYLFDFLAKKSNNRLIIIPGLRGVGKTTLMAQICNDIILKRKKLRILFLSIDEARNLFNVGISEIMQAYEEILKVDLESLQEDVVIFFDEVQSDPKWAKTLKILHDKTARIFFCCTGSSAVVLQTTPDISRGRAIFERMTPMCFAEFEMVGNKVYPTKQLKNNIREAIYFSADAREVYAKLGNLQRSVNEYWSKVDRRDVDRFLTSGSLPFTLQLPNESAIYDAISLLLDGIIKKDLPMMGSFDIKTLTQAKRLLFILAENDTTSLNTLEKILQIDRLTVLGLLDALEKAELLVKVSAYGSNMSVAKKPAKYLFMSSAIRMSFLSISGQEGTFMTRKGKLLEDSVGAHLYREFILRGGGAFRYDSAQSGADFILQIGNKKQIMIEVGLGKKDRKQILHSMSRINSDYGIVFSSSPLVIDQEEKIVNVPLDYYFLM, via the coding sequence ATGCAGCAGGAGCTAATCCAATATTTGCAAAAGCAAATAAGAACAACAGAGGATAGAATCCATAAATATACGCATGATATAAAAGGGGAGCAGCTCCCTAGTCGTTTTTTATTTGTAAAAATACAGAAATATCTGTTTGATTTTTTAGCTAAAAAATCAAACAATAGGTTGATTATAATCCCTGGGCTTCGCGGCGTCGGAAAAACAACCCTAATGGCACAGATTTGTAATGATATTATTCTCAAAAGAAAAAAACTTAGAATATTATTTTTATCCATCGATGAAGCGAGGAATTTATTTAATGTAGGTATTTCTGAGATAATGCAAGCTTATGAAGAAATCCTGAAGGTTGATCTTGAAAGCCTACAGGAAGATGTTGTTATTTTTTTCGATGAAGTACAGAGTGATCCCAAGTGGGCAAAAACACTTAAGATCTTGCACGATAAGACAGCAAGGATATTTTTTTGTTGCACAGGATCTTCGGCAGTCGTTCTGCAAACTACTCCGGATATCTCAAGGGGTCGGGCTATTTTTGAACGAATGACCCCGATGTGTTTTGCGGAATTTGAGATGGTTGGAAATAAGGTTTATCCAACAAAGCAATTAAAAAACAATATCAGAGAGGCGATATACTTTTCAGCTGATGCTAGGGAAGTTTATGCTAAGTTGGGTAATTTGCAAAGATCGGTGAATGAATATTGGAGTAAGGTGGATAGGCGAGATGTTGATAGATTTCTGACGTCAGGTTCATTGCCATTCACTTTGCAATTGCCAAACGAATCGGCAATTTATGATGCAATATCATTGCTTTTGGATGGGATTATAAAAAAAGACTTGCCGATGATGGGTAGTTTCGACATAAAAACGCTAACGCAAGCCAAGCGGCTGCTTTTTATTCTTGCAGAAAATGATACGACAAGCCTGAATACTTTAGAAAAAATATTACAGATTGATCGTTTGACAGTGCTCGGTCTATTAGACGCACTGGAAAAGGCGGAATTGCTTGTGAAGGTTTCAGCTTATGGATCCAATATGTCAGTCGCAAAAAAACCAGCGAAATATTTATTTATGTCTTCAGCGATTCGGATGTCTTTTCTCTCTATTTCCGGGCAAGAAGGTACTTTTATGACCAGAAAGGGAAAGCTACTAGAAGATTCTGTCGGGGCCCATCTGTATCGAGAGTTTATCCTTCGAGGCGGGGGAGCATTCCGTTATGATAGCGCTCAAAGCGGAGCTGACTTTATTTTGCAAATTGGCAATAAGAAGCAGATTATGATTGAAGTGGGGCTGGGGAAAAAAGATAGGAAGCAAATTTTGCATAGCATGAGTCGGATTAATTCTGATTACGGAATCGTATTTTCTAGTAGTCCCTTAGTCATTGATCAGGAAGAAAAAATTGTAAATGTGCCATTGGATTATTATTTTTTAATGTAA
- the radC gene encoding DNA repair protein RadC, which translates to MPKIKDLPKHEMPREKLRERGVENLRDSELMAILLRTGIKGKNVLKISSGILAKFPKKKLLELDYKSLSKIKGIGPAKACLFLAAFELTKRALEVEDNNLPMIISAKDVVAQLQELRTMKKEHFVALYLNARSQLIHKETVSIGTLNASLIHPREVFKSAIDQLAASVILAHNHPSGNAEPSEDDLEVTKRLKEAGKILGIEVLDHVIITKSAYASLKEKQLV; encoded by the coding sequence ATGCCAAAAATCAAAGACTTGCCAAAACATGAAATGCCAAGAGAGAAGTTGCGGGAAAGAGGAGTGGAAAATCTTCGCGATAGTGAGTTGATGGCGATTTTACTACGAACGGGGATAAAAGGCAAAAATGTTTTGAAGATTTCCAGTGGAATACTGGCTAAATTTCCCAAGAAAAAACTATTAGAACTTGATTATAAAAGTCTATCAAAAATTAAAGGTATCGGTCCGGCAAAGGCGTGTCTTTTTTTAGCGGCATTTGAGTTGACCAAGCGCGCCTTGGAAGTGGAGGACAACAACCTTCCGATGATTATTTCCGCCAAAGATGTCGTGGCGCAATTGCAAGAATTGCGCACCATGAAAAAAGAACATTTTGTCGCGCTCTATCTCAACGCGCGCAGTCAACTGATTCACAAAGAAACCGTTTCCATCGGCACGCTCAACGCCAGCCTCATTCATCCGCGCGAAGTTTTCAAGTCGGCCATTGATCAGTTGGCGGCGTCAGTTATTCTCGCGCACAATCATCCTTCCGGTAACGCCGAACCGTCGGAAGATGACTTGGAAGTGACCAAGCGCCTCAAGGAGGCGGGGAAGATTTTAGGGATTGAGGTGTTGGATCATGTGATAATCACAAAAAGTGCCTATGCAAGCTTAAAAGAAAAACAGCTCGTCTAG
- a CDS encoding alpha/beta fold hydrolase encodes MKKTTAIIFLVIVSGLALFLAFDRPKKAAPVENPKVEENVPVSQVEPQSEADFPMAIESLRKQTYPGGEFVLEKTLPNGSNYKQSIVSYRSEGLKIFGLLTIPLAKRPEQGFPAIVFVHGYIAPKQYSTTGNYQGYQAVLARAGFVTFKPDLRGHGQSEGVATGAHFSEKYTIDTLEAIAYLKKYPDVDPGKIGYWGHSNGGEIGLRVAVISQDIKAYSLWAGVVGSFVDELETYNAKISFLRGSNPLVEEYGLPSQNPQFWNRIDPYAYLNDISSPIQLQHATGDKSVPIELSRRLRDELEKVGKKVEYVEYQGDDHNIGQNSSLAWRRTIQFFRDNL; translated from the coding sequence ATGAAAAAAACCACGGCGATCATTTTTTTGGTGATCGTAAGCGGACTGGCGCTATTTTTGGCTTTCGATAGACCGAAGAAAGCTGCGCCGGTCGAGAATCCAAAAGTTGAAGAAAATGTGCCAGTTTCGCAAGTCGAGCCCCAAAGCGAAGCGGATTTTCCGATGGCGATCGAATCGTTGAGAAAACAAACATATCCAGGCGGAGAATTTGTGTTGGAAAAAACTCTGCCGAACGGATCGAACTACAAACAATCCATCGTTTCCTATCGCTCAGAAGGCTTAAAAATCTTTGGACTTTTGACTATTCCTCTCGCGAAAAGGCCGGAGCAGGGTTTTCCGGCGATCGTCTTTGTGCATGGGTACATCGCGCCGAAGCAATATTCGACAACCGGAAACTATCAGGGCTATCAGGCAGTGCTCGCGAGAGCCGGGTTTGTCACGTTCAAACCGGACCTGCGGGGACACGGCCAATCCGAGGGTGTTGCGACCGGAGCGCATTTTTCCGAAAAATATACCATCGACACGCTTGAGGCCATCGCTTATCTCAAAAAATATCCGGATGTTGATCCCGGAAAGATCGGTTATTGGGGGCATTCCAACGGGGGAGAAATTGGTCTGCGCGTCGCGGTCATTTCCCAAGATATCAAAGCCTATTCCCTCTGGGCGGGAGTGGTGGGCAGTTTTGTTGATGAGCTAGAGACGTATAATGCAAAAATTTCCTTCCTGCGCGGTTCCAATCCGCTGGTCGAGGAGTATGGCCTGCCCAGTCAAAATCCGCAATTTTGGAACCGGATCGATCCCTATGCCTATCTCAATGATATCTCTTCACCGATCCAGCTTCAGCACGCCACCGGCGATAAAAGCGTGCCGATCGAGCTTTCGCGGCGCTTGCGGGATGAGTTGGAGAAAGTGGGAAAAAAGGTTGAGTATGTGGAATATCAGGGAGACGACCATAATATCGGTCAGAACTCCTCCTTGGCTTGGCGAAGGACGATCCAATTTTTCCGGGATAATCTATAG
- a CDS encoding HD domain-containing protein yields MPELIDIEFEKALRMLVAHFPVSQEGSRKPILFHVIRVGVYLYENDYSRDAVLTGLLHDALEWSGITEELIRSEFGETVLQLVRANTKDRSIENSDQRIEDLAKRAAEAGRDALIIRAADTLDSFKHYTKTNNLPELDYCRKNALAIFKFKPTDFTDGVFEELGGFLIG; encoded by the coding sequence ATGCCAGAACTAATCGATATCGAATTTGAAAAGGCCTTGCGGATGCTTGTCGCGCATTTTCCAGTATCGCAAGAAGGATCAAGAAAACCGATCTTGTTTCATGTTATCCGCGTGGGAGTCTATCTCTATGAAAATGACTATTCCCGTGATGCAGTACTTACTGGACTTCTGCACGATGCGCTAGAATGGAGCGGTATTACCGAGGAGCTCATACGATCCGAGTTCGGGGAAACCGTCTTGCAATTAGTGCGCGCCAACACCAAGGATCGTTCGATTGAAAATTCAGACCAGCGCATTGAAGATTTGGCCAAGCGCGCGGCCGAGGCCGGACGTGATGCACTGATCATCCGCGCGGCGGACACGCTTGATAGTTTCAAACATTACACTAAGACTAATAATCTACCAGAGCTCGACTATTGCCGCAAAAACGCGCTGGCGATTTTCAAATTCAAACCAACCGATTTCACTGATGGGGTTTTTGAGGAGTTGGGAGGGTTCTTGATAGGCTAA